Proteins from a single region of Hymenobacter sp. GOD-10R:
- a CDS encoding nucleotide-binding protein translates to MKPYLKTTLRKLVQETTTELEKQKQEKNTYYRPDHKKIASLCAGLEKWVKQYPLAKGASYQKSIQEIKVKASAEASYSYRTSPTSDYGKLLARFRTLAQKVDKENRNVFIVHGRDHIIRNEVQQVLHSLGIPSIVLDKEGDAGQTIIEKFIKAAEQCEYAIIIGSPDDEGRLRSKTRKLTLDGLRPRARQNVVLELGYFLAKLGRSNIFQLYTGDIEAPSDMQGVIYQSGSNWKLKLVREMRDAGFVIDQQAADRL, encoded by the coding sequence ATGAAGCCTTATCTTAAAACTACCCTCCGCAAGCTTGTCCAGGAGACTACTACCGAGCTCGAAAAGCAAAAGCAGGAAAAGAATACGTACTATCGCCCTGACCACAAAAAAATTGCAAGCCTTTGTGCTGGACTGGAAAAGTGGGTTAAGCAATACCCATTAGCTAAGGGTGCCAGCTATCAAAAATCCATTCAGGAAATCAAAGTAAAAGCATCGGCAGAAGCCTCATATAGTTACCGCACTTCTCCAACCAGTGATTATGGTAAGTTACTCGCACGCTTTCGTACGCTGGCCCAAAAAGTCGATAAGGAAAACCGTAACGTCTTTATTGTCCACGGTCGCGACCACATTATACGGAATGAGGTGCAGCAAGTACTCCACTCTCTTGGCATTCCTAGCATTGTCTTAGATAAAGAAGGCGACGCTGGTCAAACTATCATTGAGAAATTCATCAAAGCTGCTGAACAATGTGAGTACGCTATTATCATCGGCTCACCTGATGATGAAGGCCGTCTGAGATCCAAAACCCGCAAGCTGACACTTGACGGCCTGCGCCCACGTGCTCGCCAGAACGTAGTCTTAGAATTAGGCTATTTCTTGGCAAAGTTGGGCCGCTCAAACATATTCCAACTCTATACTGGTGATATTGAAGCTCCCAGTGACATGCAAGGGGTCATCTATCAATCGGGTAGCAACTGGAAACTCAAGCTAGTGCGCGAAATGCGTGACGCAGGTTTTGTGATAGATCAACAGGCGGCTGATCGACTATAG
- a CDS encoding Fic family protein, whose protein sequence is MLPPELRALALRIVEAAARLSSSLHPVTASAIADFLRPANSYYSNLIEGHDTHPLDIARALHEDYSADSRNRSLQLEAKAHIAVHAHLPELLTEAGDNPYTQTFWQAVHRAFYAHLPEEFRWTTTLEGDRLPVVPGELRTSEVKVGRHVAPAAEVLPAFLQRLEDGYQPRYEHDRLARVVQIAAAHHRLAWIHPFLDGNGRVMRLFSDAAFRIEGLDAGGLWSMSRGLARSESTYKQALAAADTQRENDYDGRGNLSERQLVAFCIFFLETALDQITYMTSVLAIDDMLSRLQGLVQLLVIKRKWRPETYYVLEAVFLKGSIARREVERLTGLSDKTAKALATQLLQAGLLATQSGDHLTPYRAAYPIGFAPALFPGLYPAGKEIDMINMG, encoded by the coding sequence ATGTTGCCACCAGAACTGCGGGCACTCGCGTTGCGGATTGTAGAAGCTGCCGCTCGGCTTTCAAGTAGCCTGCATCCAGTTACAGCGTCCGCAATAGCGGATTTTCTGCGGCCGGCCAACAGCTATTATTCCAACCTCATTGAAGGCCACGATACTCACCCGTTGGATATAGCCCGTGCCCTACACGAAGATTACTCCGCTGATAGTCGCAACCGCTCGTTACAGCTGGAAGCCAAGGCGCATATTGCTGTGCACGCCCACCTACCGGAACTCCTAACAGAGGCAGGTGATAATCCTTATACGCAGACCTTTTGGCAGGCGGTTCACCGCGCGTTTTATGCGCACCTACCTGAAGAGTTTCGGTGGACCACTACGCTGGAGGGAGATCGCCTACCGGTAGTACCTGGGGAGTTGCGTACGAGCGAAGTAAAGGTGGGACGGCACGTGGCACCAGCGGCAGAAGTGCTGCCTGCGTTTCTGCAGCGATTAGAAGATGGCTACCAACCCCGCTACGAACATGACCGCTTGGCGCGGGTAGTACAGATTGCGGCGGCTCACCACCGACTCGCCTGGATACATCCCTTTTTAGATGGTAACGGACGAGTAATGCGTCTATTTAGTGATGCGGCATTCCGGATTGAAGGCTTAGATGCTGGCGGGTTGTGGTCTATGTCAAGAGGCTTGGCGCGTAGTGAGTCTACCTACAAGCAAGCCTTAGCCGCTGCAGATACCCAACGCGAAAACGACTATGACGGACGAGGCAACTTGTCGGAGCGGCAGCTAGTAGCGTTCTGTATATTCTTTCTGGAGACAGCCTTGGATCAAATTACTTATATGACCAGTGTGCTGGCTATTGACGACATGCTAAGTCGATTGCAAGGACTAGTGCAACTATTGGTGATAAAGCGCAAGTGGCGGCCGGAGACATATTACGTGTTAGAGGCCGTGTTTCTCAAAGGCAGTATTGCAAGACGAGAAGTGGAACGGCTAACTGGATTATCCGACAAAACGGCCAAAGCACTAGCAACACAATTACTACAAGCTGGCTTACTGGCTACGCAATCCGGCGACCACCTAACCCCATACAGGGCAGCGTACCCGATTGGCTTTGCCCCAGCGCTGTTTCCAGGGCTATACCCGGCCGGCAAGGAAATCGATATGATTAATATGGGGTAA